ATCACACAGAGATTGGGGGTAAGGACTAAACCCACTGTCTCGAGGAGCCCCAGGCAGATCTCGGTGTAAACCCCTAGTTGGGGCTCCAGCGAGGTGACCTCAGGCTAGTTGGCCTCAggttgtaacagggaagagccaagtCTGACTCCATggtggatctgtttcttttactttaacctttgctttcagATGCTTTTGTTCACtgaaaggatactgtctatacataatggcctgcctcgggggAACCCTGCCCTCTGCCTGAAGGTTAAACCAAAgagcctttgttcagggaaacatcgggaccctgtccacctgtggatggctacaagaaagaagaaattaacacatcccctccccgaggctggccattccaggtgaTATCTGCAAAACTTGTGGCCTTTtcactttacttcctcatctcctcgcCCTCTCTGTGCTGTAAAAGAGACTGGCAACCAAACCCCGATAAGATGCTTATTTTGAGactttagtctgccatcttctctgaATAAAGTCgtcttccttgcctcaacacTTCCTCTCCGAGTTATTGGCCTGTGGTGCAGGGAGCAcagcgagcttggactcggtaacgaGGCTACAGCCCACGAGATCGTGGTGCGGATGAAATGAGATGATCCAGCTCCTGCCCTGTGTACAGCGCTCACACAGAAGCATCACGATCGCTGTAACTGACGTGCCCATCAAGTTACATGGTTTTGCTTATCCCACTGCAGGCAAACATGAAACATCAGGCACACAGGAGGCGCTCAAGAAGGGTTAGGACTATCTGAGCACGCCCAGAGCCCCACAGAGCAGGACCACAGGTAAGGGGTTCCGACCCCTTCCCAATCTCACGCCGAAGCCCGGGCTAAGGTAACTCGGGTTCCTTCACAGGGTCATTTACAGGCGGCCCCGCACTCCCACGTCGTCGGATCCCAGGGGAGAACTGGAGTCTCTAGAAGCCGGGGATGGGCTCCGAAGTCGGGGGTCCGGACGGCTGTGGCTCCCGCGGAGACCCGGCGGCCCCTCCTCGTCCAGCCCCCGGCGGCCCTTGCCGATGGCCAGGCGGGGCCGGCCGCGGTTCAGGCCGTCCAGGAGGGCGCAGGCCTGGCACAGCGCGCGGCTGGCCAGCGCCCCGCAGCGGGAGCAGGCGCCGGGGGGCGGGGGCCGCGCGGCCGGGGCCAGCGCCAGGCGCTCGGCCGAGTGCACGAGGTCCAGCACCGCCGACGGCCGCGCCGCCTCCAGAAGCTTGAGCAGGTCGCGCGCGTGGCCGCGGAAGGCCTCGGGCGCGTACACGCACTCCTCGGAGAAGTAGTCCAGGCGGCGGAAGTGCGCGTACAGCACCACCTCCTTCTGCGAGGCCAGCTGCAGCGGGCGGCAGCGCGGCAGGGAGCCCCCCTCGCCCGGAGAGCCCAGGCCCCCGCCCCGCGCCAGCCGGCCCGCGTCGCCCCGCAGGAAGTTCATGAGCACCGTCTCCGCCATGTCGTCGGCGTTGTGTCCTGGGGGAGAGACGCGAGCCGGTGAGGAGGGGGCGCGGGGGCCGGCGGGTCCGCGGGAGAAGACCCCGCGGTACCGTGGGGCGGCCAGGGGGAGGCTGCGGGTGGACCCCGCGAGAAAGGAGAGGGGAACACTCCAGGCTCCCGTGGAGCAACTTGGGGTGCCCTCGTTTGCCCCCCTCTTATTGCAAACCAGGCTCTGTGCTCGGTGCCCTTTCAGGTAGTGAGTAAAACTGCTTTACGCTGCACATATAATTTCAGTCTTAGTGAAAAGCGTACTTCAGACTGCACAGACATCAAAATGGCATTTGATGGAGATGCTCACGTGGGCTGTTGACACAAGTGCCTCTGGGAATGCAGATTGTGGTATTTAGACGGACCAGGGAGAAAGTAAGTGCATATTTACACAGCAGTCACCATAAATTGGAAGCTAAATCTCTACTTATTCTGCAACTTGTCATCTTATACTTGAGCCTATAGTAGAACACCGGTCTTACAAGTCGGCCATACTTCccctcctcagggcctttgcataagctgtttcctctgctcagaacctctcccaccccctttttGTCCTTCACCTAGTTACCCACTCGGCTTCAGGTCTCCGCTCACTCAGGAAACGCCTCCTTAACCCCCACGTTTCTCCCTTCACTAGGTCCTCCTGTGTCACTTTCCTTAGTGGCACAGGAAATAATTATAATCAGGTTATAATTACGTATGTGAGAAACGGACAGGAGCAGAGACTGTCTTGTGCATCATCATGACGGCAAACATTTATATGTTGACTGTTTCTCAGTGTCTTGTCTAAGTGCTTCATACATAATTCCCATAATTCATCTAATTCCCAGTAACTCTAGGACCTAGATAGTATTAATATCCCCattatataaaagaggaaaccaagGTTAGGTAGTTTGTTCTAGGCTATATAGCTTGCATCTGGCACACAATAAATGGTCAACAATTATTTGTTTGGTACAAATAATTGGTATTTGGTAATTACCAATTTGGTACAAATTATTTGTTTGGTACAGAGAAAGTGTTATCAGAGAGGAGAAGCGAATAGGGAGAAGGACACAGTTGCGTTCAGACTACAGATGCTTCTGATGGG
This genomic window from Mesoplodon densirostris isolate mMesDen1 chromosome 19, mMesDen1 primary haplotype, whole genome shotgun sequence contains:
- the LOC132480427 gene encoding cytoplasmic tRNA 2-thiolation protein 1-like; protein product: MPAPQCASCHKARAALRRPRSGQALCATCFCATFEAEVLHTVVAGRLLPPGAVVAVGASGGKDSTVLAHVLRELAPRLGISLHLVAVDEGIGGYRDAALAAVRRQAARWELPLTVVAYAELFGGWTMDAVARSTAGSGRSRSCCTFCGVLRRRALEEGARRVEATHVVTGHNADDMAETVLMNFLRGDAGRLARGGGLGSPGEGGSLPRCRPLQLASQKEVVLYAHFRRLDYFSEECVYAPEAFRGHARDLLKLLEAARPSAVLDLVHSAERLALAPAARPPPPGACSRCGALASRALCQACALLDGLNRGRPRLAIGKGRRGLDEEGPPGLRGSHSRPDPRLRSPSPASRDSSSPLGSDDVGVRGRL